A genomic window from Zonotrichia leucophrys gambelii isolate GWCS_2022_RI chromosome 25, RI_Zleu_2.0, whole genome shotgun sequence includes:
- the LOC135457816 gene encoding SLAM family member 8-like isoform X1 produces MEREWPRGKARLPSLLLALLGLGPELLFGQSRSPPRQVNGVLGGSVLLSPSLLPNQTVKEIEWSFSGGSGATIQVAEVGPAGLERPDPRDRFGRRLELVNGTALRLRALQSGDSGVFGARIKLQPALVDDQTFNLSVYEAVPSPRTRSQLLASTLEWCNLTLQCQGSGRGAVNVTWRRDSLAWGRLGPGRHQLSPDGTTLRVALPPAATNVTYACTVSNPADHKVAEFDLQSLCQGGGGPSAFSTSGYVVLSLILVAVSLGGAFWCWRVNSEKAAEAAATPTAPPEESPAEAPPFSDIVCRSPPEGNDQKPQGPPVVAPQGPSPPEAPQEPSEPQKPQKAEAPKEPSAPQKPQKAEAPKEPSAPQKAEPEAPKEPSAPQKPQKAEAPKEPSAPQKPEAPKEPSAPQKAEPEAPKSPPGGTEQKGPEDTAEEVT; encoded by the exons ATGGAGCGGGAATGGCCGCGGGGCAAAGCGCGCCTGCCCTcgctgctgctggcgctgctgggGCTCGGCCCAG AATTGCTGTTCGGGCAGTCGCGGTCCCCGCCCCGGCAGGTGAACGGCGTCCTGGGCGGCTCGGTGCTGCTGTCGCCGTCGCTGCTGCCCAACCAGACGGTGAAGGAGATCGAGTGGAGCTTCTCGGGGGGCTCCGGCGCCACCATCCAGGTGGCCGAGGtgggcccggcggggctggaGCGCCCGGACCCGCGGGACCGCTTCGGGCGCCGCCTGGAGCTGGTGAACGGCACCGCGCTGCGGCTGCGGGCGCTGCAGAGCGGCGACAGCGGCGTCTTCGGGGCGCGCATCAAACTGCAGCCGGCCCTGGTGGATGACCAGACCTTCAACCTGTCCGTCTACG AGGCCGTGCCCAGCCCCCGCACCCGCAGCCAGCTCCTGGCCAGCACGCTCGAGTGGTGCAACCTGAcgctgcagtgccagggcagcggGCGCGGCGCCGTCAATGTCACCTGGCGGCGcgacagcctggcctggggccgCCTGGGGCCCGGGCGCCACCAGCTGTCCCCCGACGGCACCACCCTGAGGGTGGCGCTGCCGCCCGCCGCCACCAACGTCACCTACGCGTGCACCGTCAGCAACCCCGCCGACCACAAGGTGGCCGAGTTCgacctgcagagcctctgccagGGCGGAg GGGGTCCCTCGGCCTTCTCCACCTCGGGCTATGTGGTTCTGTCCCTCATCCTGGTGGCCGTGAGCCTCGGCGGCGCCTTCTGGTGCTGGAGGGTCAACAGCGAGAAGGCGGCCGAGGCAG CCGCCACGCCCACGGCCCCGCCCGAGGAGAGCCCCGCGGAGGCGCCGCCGTTCAGCGACATCGTCTGCAGGAGCCCCCCCGAGGGCAACGACCAG AAACCTCAGGGGCCCCCCGTTGTCGCCCCACAGGGCCCCAGCCCCCCCGAGGCGCCCCAGGAGCCCAGcgaaccccaaaaaccccaaaaagccgAGGCCCCAAAGGAGCCCAGcgcaccccaaaaaccccaaaaagccgAGGCCCCAAAGGAGCCCAGCGCACCCCAAAAAGCCGAACCCGAGGCCCCAAAGGAGCCCAGcgcaccccaaaaaccccaaaaagccgAGGCCCCAAAGGAGCCCAGCGCACCCCAAAAACCCGAGGCCCCAAAGGAGCCCAGCGCACCCCAAAAAGCCGAACCCGAGGCCCCAAAGTCGCCGCCGGGGGGCACCGAGCAGAAAGGGCCCGAGGACACGGCCGAGGAGGTGACATAG
- the LOC135457816 gene encoding SLAM family member 8-like isoform X4 translates to MEREWPRGKARLPSLLLALLGLGPELLFGQSRSPPRQVNGVLGGSVLLSPSLLPNQTVKEIEWSFSGGSGATIQVAEVGPAGLERPDPRDRFGRRLELVNGTALRLRALQSGDSGVFGARIKLQPALVDDQTFNLSVYEAVPSPRTRSQLLASTLEWCNLTLQCQGSGRGAVNVTWRRDSLAWGRLGPGRHQLSPDGTTLRVALPPAATNVTYACTVSNPADHKVAEFDLQSLCQGGGGPSAFSTSGYVVLSLILVAVSLGGAFWCWRVNSEKAAEAAATPTAPPEESPAEAPPFSDIVCRSPPEGNDQKPQGPPVVAPQGPSPPEAPQEPSEPQKPQKAEAPKEPSAPQKPQKAEAPKEPSAPQKAEPEAPKSPPGGTEQKGPEDTAEEVT, encoded by the exons ATGGAGCGGGAATGGCCGCGGGGCAAAGCGCGCCTGCCCTcgctgctgctggcgctgctgggGCTCGGCCCAG AATTGCTGTTCGGGCAGTCGCGGTCCCCGCCCCGGCAGGTGAACGGCGTCCTGGGCGGCTCGGTGCTGCTGTCGCCGTCGCTGCTGCCCAACCAGACGGTGAAGGAGATCGAGTGGAGCTTCTCGGGGGGCTCCGGCGCCACCATCCAGGTGGCCGAGGtgggcccggcggggctggaGCGCCCGGACCCGCGGGACCGCTTCGGGCGCCGCCTGGAGCTGGTGAACGGCACCGCGCTGCGGCTGCGGGCGCTGCAGAGCGGCGACAGCGGCGTCTTCGGGGCGCGCATCAAACTGCAGCCGGCCCTGGTGGATGACCAGACCTTCAACCTGTCCGTCTACG AGGCCGTGCCCAGCCCCCGCACCCGCAGCCAGCTCCTGGCCAGCACGCTCGAGTGGTGCAACCTGAcgctgcagtgccagggcagcggGCGCGGCGCCGTCAATGTCACCTGGCGGCGcgacagcctggcctggggccgCCTGGGGCCCGGGCGCCACCAGCTGTCCCCCGACGGCACCACCCTGAGGGTGGCGCTGCCGCCCGCCGCCACCAACGTCACCTACGCGTGCACCGTCAGCAACCCCGCCGACCACAAGGTGGCCGAGTTCgacctgcagagcctctgccagGGCGGAg GGGGTCCCTCGGCCTTCTCCACCTCGGGCTATGTGGTTCTGTCCCTCATCCTGGTGGCCGTGAGCCTCGGCGGCGCCTTCTGGTGCTGGAGGGTCAACAGCGAGAAGGCGGCCGAGGCAG CCGCCACGCCCACGGCCCCGCCCGAGGAGAGCCCCGCGGAGGCGCCGCCGTTCAGCGACATCGTCTGCAGGAGCCCCCCCGAGGGCAACGACCAG AAACCTCAGGGGCCCCCCGTTGTCGCCCCACAGGGCCCCAGCCCCCCCGAGGCGCCCCAGGAGCCCAGcgaaccccaaaaaccccaaaaagccgAGGCCCCAAAGGAGCCCAGcgcaccccaaaaaccccaaaaagccgAGGCCCCAAAGGAGCCCAGCGCACCCCAAAAAGCCGAACCCGAG GCCCCAAAGTCGCCGCCGGGGGGCACCGAGCAGAAAGGGCCCGAGGACACGGCCGAGGAGGTGACATAG
- the LOC135457816 gene encoding SLAM family member 8-like isoform X2, protein MEREWPRGKARLPSLLLALLGLGPELLFGQSRSPPRQVNGVLGGSVLLSPSLLPNQTVKEIEWSFSGGSGATIQVAEVGPAGLERPDPRDRFGRRLELVNGTALRLRALQSGDSGVFGARIKLQPALVDDQTFNLSVYEAVPSPRTRSQLLASTLEWCNLTLQCQGSGRGAVNVTWRRDSLAWGRLGPGRHQLSPDGTTLRVALPPAATNVTYACTVSNPADHKVAEFDLQSLCQGGGGPSAFSTSGYVVLSLILVAVSLGGAFWCWRVNSEKAAEAAATPTAPPEESPAEAPPFSDIVCRSPPEGNDQGPSPPEAPQEPSEPQKPQKAEAPKEPSAPQKPQKAEAPKEPSAPQKAEPEAPKEPSAPQKPQKAEAPKEPSAPQKPEAPKEPSAPQKAEPEAPKSPPGGTEQKGPEDTAEEVT, encoded by the exons ATGGAGCGGGAATGGCCGCGGGGCAAAGCGCGCCTGCCCTcgctgctgctggcgctgctgggGCTCGGCCCAG AATTGCTGTTCGGGCAGTCGCGGTCCCCGCCCCGGCAGGTGAACGGCGTCCTGGGCGGCTCGGTGCTGCTGTCGCCGTCGCTGCTGCCCAACCAGACGGTGAAGGAGATCGAGTGGAGCTTCTCGGGGGGCTCCGGCGCCACCATCCAGGTGGCCGAGGtgggcccggcggggctggaGCGCCCGGACCCGCGGGACCGCTTCGGGCGCCGCCTGGAGCTGGTGAACGGCACCGCGCTGCGGCTGCGGGCGCTGCAGAGCGGCGACAGCGGCGTCTTCGGGGCGCGCATCAAACTGCAGCCGGCCCTGGTGGATGACCAGACCTTCAACCTGTCCGTCTACG AGGCCGTGCCCAGCCCCCGCACCCGCAGCCAGCTCCTGGCCAGCACGCTCGAGTGGTGCAACCTGAcgctgcagtgccagggcagcggGCGCGGCGCCGTCAATGTCACCTGGCGGCGcgacagcctggcctggggccgCCTGGGGCCCGGGCGCCACCAGCTGTCCCCCGACGGCACCACCCTGAGGGTGGCGCTGCCGCCCGCCGCCACCAACGTCACCTACGCGTGCACCGTCAGCAACCCCGCCGACCACAAGGTGGCCGAGTTCgacctgcagagcctctgccagGGCGGAg GGGGTCCCTCGGCCTTCTCCACCTCGGGCTATGTGGTTCTGTCCCTCATCCTGGTGGCCGTGAGCCTCGGCGGCGCCTTCTGGTGCTGGAGGGTCAACAGCGAGAAGGCGGCCGAGGCAG CCGCCACGCCCACGGCCCCGCCCGAGGAGAGCCCCGCGGAGGCGCCGCCGTTCAGCGACATCGTCTGCAGGAGCCCCCCCGAGGGCAACGACCAG GGCCCCAGCCCCCCCGAGGCGCCCCAGGAGCCCAGcgaaccccaaaaaccccaaaaagccgAGGCCCCAAAGGAGCCCAGcgcaccccaaaaaccccaaaaagccgAGGCCCCAAAGGAGCCCAGCGCACCCCAAAAAGCCGAACCCGAGGCCCCAAAGGAGCCCAGcgcaccccaaaaaccccaaaaagccgAGGCCCCAAAGGAGCCCAGCGCACCCCAAAAACCCGAGGCCCCAAAGGAGCCCAGCGCACCCCAAAAAGCCGAACCCGAGGCCCCAAAGTCGCCGCCGGGGGGCACCGAGCAGAAAGGGCCCGAGGACACGGCCGAGGAGGTGACATAG
- the LOC135457816 gene encoding SLAM family member 8-like isoform X3, translating into MEREWPRGKARLPSLLLALLGLGPELLFGQSRSPPRQVNGVLGGSVLLSPSLLPNQTVKEIEWSFSGGSGATIQVAEVGPAGLERPDPRDRFGRRLELVNGTALRLRALQSGDSGVFGARIKLQPALVDDQTFNLSVYEAVPSPRTRSQLLASTLEWCNLTLQCQGSGRGAVNVTWRRDSLAWGRLGPGRHQLSPDGTTLRVALPPAATNVTYACTVSNPADHKVAEFDLQSLCQGGGGPSAFSTSGYVVLSLILVAVSLGGAFWCWRVNSEKAAEAAATPTAPPEESPAEAPPFSDIVCRSPPEGNDQKPQGPPVVAPQGPSPPEAPQEPSEPQKPQKAEAPKEPSAPQKPQKAEAPKEPSAPQKAEAPKEPSAPQKPEAPKEPSAPQKAEPEAPKSPPGGTEQKGPEDTAEEVT; encoded by the exons ATGGAGCGGGAATGGCCGCGGGGCAAAGCGCGCCTGCCCTcgctgctgctggcgctgctgggGCTCGGCCCAG AATTGCTGTTCGGGCAGTCGCGGTCCCCGCCCCGGCAGGTGAACGGCGTCCTGGGCGGCTCGGTGCTGCTGTCGCCGTCGCTGCTGCCCAACCAGACGGTGAAGGAGATCGAGTGGAGCTTCTCGGGGGGCTCCGGCGCCACCATCCAGGTGGCCGAGGtgggcccggcggggctggaGCGCCCGGACCCGCGGGACCGCTTCGGGCGCCGCCTGGAGCTGGTGAACGGCACCGCGCTGCGGCTGCGGGCGCTGCAGAGCGGCGACAGCGGCGTCTTCGGGGCGCGCATCAAACTGCAGCCGGCCCTGGTGGATGACCAGACCTTCAACCTGTCCGTCTACG AGGCCGTGCCCAGCCCCCGCACCCGCAGCCAGCTCCTGGCCAGCACGCTCGAGTGGTGCAACCTGAcgctgcagtgccagggcagcggGCGCGGCGCCGTCAATGTCACCTGGCGGCGcgacagcctggcctggggccgCCTGGGGCCCGGGCGCCACCAGCTGTCCCCCGACGGCACCACCCTGAGGGTGGCGCTGCCGCCCGCCGCCACCAACGTCACCTACGCGTGCACCGTCAGCAACCCCGCCGACCACAAGGTGGCCGAGTTCgacctgcagagcctctgccagGGCGGAg GGGGTCCCTCGGCCTTCTCCACCTCGGGCTATGTGGTTCTGTCCCTCATCCTGGTGGCCGTGAGCCTCGGCGGCGCCTTCTGGTGCTGGAGGGTCAACAGCGAGAAGGCGGCCGAGGCAG CCGCCACGCCCACGGCCCCGCCCGAGGAGAGCCCCGCGGAGGCGCCGCCGTTCAGCGACATCGTCTGCAGGAGCCCCCCCGAGGGCAACGACCAG AAACCTCAGGGGCCCCCCGTTGTCGCCCCACAGGGCCCCAGCCCCCCCGAGGCGCCCCAGGAGCCCAGcgaaccccaaaaaccccaaaaagccgAGGCCCCAAAGGAGCCCAGcgcaccccaaaaaccccaaaaagccgAGGCCCCAAAGGAGCCCAGCGCACCCCAAAAAGCCGA GGCCCCAAAGGAGCCCAGCGCACCCCAAAAACCCGAGGCCCCAAAGGAGCCCAGCGCACCCCAAAAAGCCGAACCCGAGGCCCCAAAGTCGCCGCCGGGGGGCACCGAGCAGAAAGGGCCCGAGGACACGGCCGAGGAGGTGACATAG